A window of Deltaproteobacteria bacterium genomic DNA:
GCAAAAACAAAATAAATTAATCACATTAATGCAGCAAATACATAAGTTATCTTTGCTAATTAACTGGAAAGAAATAATTGCATTGCAAACTACAAACTTAAAAAATGGCATTAATAAAGTAGGTATAGCGGATTTAATAATTCTTCAAAACGCCATGCAAAATAATAGCGAATTATATACATTAGATAATCATTTTTATTTAATGAGTAAAATTCATAAAGTTAAAATTTATGCTCCCCAAAACCATTAATCAAGTGCAAACATTTTTACTTGGCCAATCGCTATTTATATGGTTATTGGATCCAACATGACACCACGACCAATAATTCATATTATCGATGGTAGCGGCTACGTCTTTCGGGCTTATTATGCCATTAGACCGCTATCGACCCGCGCTGGTCTACCAACCAATGCAGTTTTTGGTTTTGCGCGTATGCTCTCAAGGCTTATCAAAGATGAGCAACCAACTTCGCTGGCGATCGCTTTTGATACGGCTAAGAAAAATTTTCGCCATGAAATATATACAGAGTATAAAGCAAATCGTGATGCTCCGCCTGAAGATTTAGTGCCACAGTTT
This region includes:
- a CDS encoding PIN domain nuclease codes for the protein QKQNKLITLMQQIHKLSLLINWKEIIALQTTNLKNGINKVGIADLIILQNAMQNNSELYTLDNHFYLMSKIHKVKIYAPQNH